From a single Bacillus sp. NEB1478 genomic region:
- a CDS encoding GTP-binding protein → MKKANVLILGGFLGSGKTTLLKQILQREKDLNHKTAVLMNELGEVSIDSDAVPGEVPLKELLNGCICCSLSDQLEKQLWALCKENELDTLIIEATGAAHPIDVVDACLSPYLLDELYVAGIVSVMDAPRWLNRDSMSVQSKMLMIEQIKHADYLIWNKSKKLNENEIQQLQDDAKRLNEGTPFILTDFAKVDLNVLMNLTQKERKEHQPVSAAKLKVKTWVYPFKGAVKKEVLENWLRNMPSSIYRIKGYIKLEDEQIYLFQYSYGLPNYEKELMKMPLRLVFIGENLDTANLRESLDKIEMKN, encoded by the coding sequence ATGAAAAAAGCGAATGTATTGATCCTCGGTGGCTTTTTAGGAAGCGGGAAAACGACACTGCTGAAACAGATTTTGCAGCGGGAAAAAGATCTGAATCACAAAACAGCAGTTTTAATGAATGAACTTGGGGAAGTTTCAATTGATTCTGATGCGGTTCCAGGTGAAGTTCCGTTAAAAGAGCTTCTTAACGGTTGCATTTGCTGTTCTTTGTCAGATCAACTTGAAAAACAGCTTTGGGCACTGTGTAAAGAGAATGAATTGGATACGTTAATTATTGAAGCAACGGGTGCGGCTCATCCGATCGATGTCGTAGATGCTTGTTTATCGCCTTATCTATTGGACGAATTGTATGTGGCAGGTATTGTTTCCGTGATGGATGCACCTCGCTGGCTAAATCGTGACTCGATGAGTGTACAATCAAAAATGCTGATGATCGAGCAAATTAAGCATGCGGATTACCTCATTTGGAATAAGAGCAAGAAGTTAAATGAAAATGAGATTCAGCAGCTGCAAGATGATGCAAAACGTTTGAATGAAGGAACCCCTTTTATTCTGACTGACTTTGCGAAAGTTGATCTTAATGTATTGATGAACTTAACTCAAAAAGAACGAAAAGAACATCAGCCTGTTTCTGCAGCGAAACTGAAAGTCAAAACGTGGGTTTATCCTTTTAAAGGTGCTGTTAAGAAAGAAGTATTGGAAAATTGGCTGCGGAATATGCCATCCTCTATCTATCGAATCAAAGGATATATTAAACTTGAAGACGAACAAATCTATTTGTTTCAATATTCTTACGGGCTCCCCAATTATGAAAAAGAACTCATGAAAATGCCCCTTCGGCTTGTTTTTATTGGAGAAAATTTAGATACTGCAAATTTAAGAGAAAGCTTAGATAAAATTGAAATGAAAAACTGA
- a CDS encoding thioredoxin family protein yields the protein MADLNPWFEKGMTRYDYINNMKTHKDNLLTIYNAFVLPDPMKDALQGMQKSRLRAIAITEDWCGDAMLNLPVFMRMADEALIDVRFILRDQNPELMERYLTNKSKSIPIIIFIDEKGKEIAKWGPRAPKLQQLVEERKKKIPAKDDPRYEKAFKLFAEKIASLFTTDHALWEEVSLDIIKKLITKTNVNSL from the coding sequence ATGGCAGACCTCAATCCATGGTTTGAAAAAGGCATGACACGCTATGACTATATAAACAATATGAAAACACACAAAGATAACCTGCTAACCATCTATAATGCTTTTGTTCTGCCAGATCCGATGAAAGATGCATTACAAGGCATGCAAAAGAGCCGGTTGAGAGCAATTGCCATCACAGAAGACTGGTGTGGTGATGCAATGCTGAATCTCCCTGTATTTATGCGTATGGCTGATGAAGCGCTGATTGATGTGCGTTTTATTTTACGTGACCAGAATCCTGAATTAATGGAACGCTATTTAACAAATAAATCGAAATCGATCCCAATCATCATATTTATTGATGAAAAAGGAAAAGAAATAGCAAAGTGGGGCCCGCGTGCACCGAAATTACAACAGCTGGTAGAAGAGCGGAAAAAGAAGATTCCAGCCAAGGATGATCCACGATATGAAAAAGCATTCAAGCTTTTTGCAGAAAAAATCGCTTCATTATTTACGACTGACCACGCTCTTTGGGAAGAAGTTAGTCTTGATATCATTAAAAAATTAATAACGAAAACTAATGTGAACAGCCTTTGA
- a CDS encoding DUF1761 domain-containing protein translates to MDFTSMNIWAILLCVAANGILGALWYSPVLFANQWVAARGLKMEEINRNGMGSSYAFMMIGALISAISLSLILSSFENMTIGTGAFTGFLCGFGIASMRELAPTMFEDRSKKLFFISAGYHTVSLTLMGIIIAAFI, encoded by the coding sequence ATGGACTTTACGAGTATGAACATTTGGGCTATTCTTTTGTGTGTCGCTGCGAACGGTATTTTAGGAGCATTATGGTATTCACCCGTTCTGTTTGCCAATCAATGGGTTGCTGCAAGAGGTTTGAAAATGGAAGAGATCAATAGAAATGGCATGGGATCCTCTTATGCATTCATGATGATCGGAGCACTGATTTCAGCCATTTCTTTATCTCTCATTCTATCTTCATTTGAAAACATGACGATCGGCACAGGAGCATTCACAGGATTTCTGTGTGGATTTGGTATTGCCTCAATGAGAGAACTGGCACCAACGATGTTTGAAGACCGCAGCAAGAAATTATTCTTTATCAGTGCCGGCTATCACACGGTATCACTTACACTTATGGGAATCATTATTGCAGCTTTCATCTAA
- a CDS encoding cupin domain-containing protein codes for MKTLNEDVKTLFFSDDGKIPNHPSWPVLLYVGALNEVPEDALNVFEVNGWSNGWENGVFDYHHYHSNTHEVLAVISGEAVIQLGGEEGVPLEISEGDVIILPAGTGHKKISASNDFKVAGAYPNGMEHDLKKGLADDRPEVLDNIMLVPFPDTDPVFGKEGPMFELWKS; via the coding sequence ATGAAAACATTAAATGAAGATGTGAAAACTTTATTTTTCTCAGATGACGGAAAGATTCCGAATCATCCATCATGGCCAGTGCTTTTATATGTCGGCGCATTAAATGAAGTGCCAGAAGATGCATTGAATGTGTTTGAAGTGAACGGCTGGAGCAACGGCTGGGAAAACGGTGTGTTTGATTATCACCATTACCACAGCAATACGCATGAAGTACTTGCTGTCATAAGCGGAGAGGCTGTGATTCAGCTTGGCGGTGAAGAAGGTGTTCCTTTAGAAATTTCGGAAGGGGACGTAATCATTCTGCCGGCGGGAACTGGACACAAAAAGATAAGTGCCAGTAATGATTTTAAAGTGGCAGGTGCTTATCCAAACGGTATGGAGCATGATTTAAAAAAAGGTCTTGCTGATGATCGTCCAGAAGTTTTAGACAACATTATGCTAGTTCCGTTTCCAGACACCGATCCTGTTTTCGGAAAAGAAGGACCGATGTTCGAACTATGGAAAAGCTAG
- a CDS encoding MBL fold metallo-hydrolase, translated as MIIIGLILFTILLITVLFLTLNPVFGRPPSQNMKSEFDRLDHFSEGTFVNQIPTVMATNFREMLPVLKEFIKGNPNRQPKQPISIEPLNLTAQTSDHQTKITWFGHSAFLLQTNGKNILIDPMFGHAPSPVPIFGNKRYSKKLPFKIEELPEIDLVILSHDHYDHLDYGTIKKLKEKVSQFVVPLGVSGHLERWGIQKERIKECNWWDEVELAGLELVCSPSRHFSGRSLTDRNSTLWCSWVIKGEDFNLYFSGDSGYGPHFKVIGEKYGPFDLTLMECGQYHEKWSAIHMLPEETVQAHLDVGGKLLIPIHWGAFTLSLHDWTEPVERAIKAASALDVTVSTPKIGETVILTKSEYPHSFWWKQKS; from the coding sequence ATGATCATAATTGGCTTAATCCTGTTCACCATACTATTAATCACCGTATTATTTTTGACGCTAAATCCTGTTTTCGGAAGGCCGCCATCCCAAAATATGAAAAGCGAATTTGATAGGCTAGACCATTTTTCTGAAGGAACATTCGTTAATCAGATACCAACTGTGATGGCGACGAACTTCCGGGAGATGCTGCCAGTATTAAAAGAGTTCATAAAAGGAAATCCCAATAGGCAGCCTAAACAGCCGATTTCGATCGAACCATTAAACCTAACTGCACAAACCAGTGATCACCAAACGAAAATTACTTGGTTTGGTCATTCTGCATTTTTGCTGCAAACAAATGGGAAGAACATATTGATCGATCCGATGTTTGGTCATGCCCCATCACCGGTTCCGATTTTCGGAAACAAACGGTACAGCAAGAAACTGCCTTTCAAAATCGAAGAACTGCCTGAAATCGATCTCGTCATTCTTTCACACGATCATTATGACCATCTTGATTATGGGACGATAAAAAAACTAAAGGAAAAAGTTTCCCAGTTTGTTGTTCCTTTAGGAGTAAGTGGCCATCTAGAGAGATGGGGGATTCAGAAAGAAAGAATAAAAGAATGTAACTGGTGGGATGAAGTAGAGTTGGCAGGACTCGAACTCGTTTGTTCACCTTCGAGACATTTTTCGGGCAGAAGCTTAACAGACCGAAATTCTACATTATGGTGTTCATGGGTGATAAAAGGGGAAGACTTCAACCTGTATTTTAGCGGTGACAGCGGATATGGTCCCCATTTCAAGGTGATCGGTGAAAAATATGGTCCATTCGATTTAACATTAATGGAATGCGGTCAATATCATGAAAAATGGTCTGCGATACATATGCTGCCGGAAGAAACCGTCCAAGCTCATCTGGATGTGGGAGGAAAGCTTTTGATTCCGATTCATTGGGGTGCTTTCACCTTGTCATTGCATGATTGGACAGAGCCGGTAGAACGAGCTATAAAAGCTGCCTCTGCTCTAGATGTTACCGTTTCAACACCGAAAATCGGGGAGACTGTGATTTTAACTAAATCTGAATATCCGCATTCATTTTGGTGGAAACAAAAAAGCTAG
- a CDS encoding diphthine--ammonia ligase, protein MKKVAVCWSGGKDCCLALYRTLTENHKVICLLSMVSEKDARNHAHGIQLDILKLQAEALGLPLILVDSAGEYEVSLKRALSLLRERSGVESVVFGSLYSNEDRRWNEQVAYQSGIEPLFPVWISQNHSSKLLFDFISLGFQSVVCRASTEYFDQTWTGRDVDWSFYDKINQTASCVMGELGEYHTFVLDGPIFHKKIEITRSDAVLNSGLWSLDIQSCRLLDKN, encoded by the coding sequence GTGAAAAAGGTAGCTGTTTGCTGGAGTGGCGGGAAAGATTGTTGCCTTGCATTATACCGTACACTAACAGAAAACCATAAAGTAATTTGTTTATTATCTATGGTTTCAGAAAAAGATGCTCGAAATCACGCACATGGAATACAATTAGACATTTTAAAATTACAAGCTGAAGCTTTGGGATTACCTTTAATTTTGGTAGATTCAGCAGGGGAATATGAGGTCTCATTAAAAAGGGCACTTTCCCTCCTAAGAGAGCGATCTGGCGTAGAATCAGTTGTATTTGGGAGTTTATACTCGAATGAAGATAGAAGGTGGAATGAGCAAGTAGCCTATCAATCTGGAATTGAGCCTCTATTTCCAGTGTGGATTTCGCAAAACCACTCTTCCAAACTTCTTTTTGATTTTATATCGCTAGGTTTTCAGTCAGTAGTTTGTCGTGCGTCCACTGAGTATTTTGACCAAACATGGACAGGTAGAGATGTTGATTGGAGCTTTTATGATAAGATCAATCAAACAGCTAGTTGCGTTATGGGGGAATTAGGGGAATACCATACATTTGTTTTAGATGGTCCCATTTTTCATAAAAAAATCGAAATAACGAGATCAGATGCTGTTTTGAATTCGGGATTATGGTCTTTAGATATTCAATCGTGCCGATTATTGGACAAAAATTAA
- a CDS encoding SRPBCC family protein — translation MNNLTKMKIVKPANEVFEAFVDPSLIGNFWFSSSSERWEKGKTVILKYDEYNAQGEIEVMEVEINKKIVFQWGKGHIVTITLRELDNSSTIVEVNEEGFKESDEEVITLMIDNKEGWVYMLTCLKGYLEYGANLRAALVK, via the coding sequence ATGAATAACCTCACGAAAATGAAAATTGTAAAGCCAGCTAATGAAGTATTTGAAGCCTTTGTAGATCCTTCGTTAATCGGAAATTTTTGGTTCTCATCGAGCTCTGAAAGATGGGAAAAAGGCAAGACGGTTATATTGAAATATGATGAGTACAATGCCCAAGGGGAAATAGAAGTAATGGAAGTTGAAATAAATAAGAAAATAGTGTTCCAGTGGGGGAAGGGACATATTGTTACCATTACTCTTAGAGAGTTGGATAACTCGAGTACAATTGTTGAAGTTAACGAAGAAGGTTTTAAAGAAAGTGATGAAGAAGTAATAACTCTAATGATAGATAATAAAGAGGGATGGGTTTATATGTTGACCTGTTTAAAGGGTTATTTAGAATATGGTGCTAATTTGAGAGCAGCATTAGTTAAATAA
- a CDS encoding S8 family peptidase, which translates to MSEVRLIPYVMEEVLQSAKEEIPYGVEMINAPSFWREGETGESVVVAVLDTGCDTSHPELKDRIAGGRNFVDSNPDDYTDAHYHGTHVAGTIAATLNEAGVAGVAPEVKLLICRVLGKDGSGSYQGIIDAIDYAVEWRGENDERVRVISMSLGGPEDVPELHEAIQRAVLEDVLVVCAAGNEGDNKENTDEFAYPGAYKEVVEVGAVDAKMKLASFSNTNDEIDLVAPGVNVISTYPGNKYAKLSGTSMATPHVSGAAALLIAREEKLFGRKLTEAEVYAQLVKNTLSIGLTKKAEGNGLLVLNAQEKAVCDQENFRVMRTPVETAASIESDS; encoded by the coding sequence ATGAGTGAAGTTCGTTTAATTCCATATGTTATGGAAGAAGTCTTGCAGTCTGCAAAAGAGGAAATTCCATACGGCGTTGAAATGATCAATGCACCATCGTTTTGGCGAGAAGGAGAAACAGGAGAAAGCGTTGTAGTCGCCGTACTTGATACGGGCTGTGACACAAGTCATCCAGAACTAAAGGATCGAATTGCGGGTGGCCGGAATTTTGTAGACAGTAACCCGGATGATTACACAGATGCTCATTACCACGGAACACACGTAGCCGGAACCATTGCTGCAACTCTTAATGAGGCGGGTGTAGCAGGAGTGGCACCAGAAGTGAAACTCCTGATCTGCAGAGTCCTCGGAAAAGACGGAAGCGGATCATATCAGGGAATCATTGACGCAATTGATTATGCTGTTGAGTGGCGCGGCGAAAATGATGAGCGTGTCCGTGTTATTTCGATGTCCCTCGGTGGTCCAGAAGATGTGCCTGAACTGCATGAAGCCATTCAACGGGCAGTATTAGAAGATGTGCTAGTAGTATGCGCGGCTGGAAATGAGGGGGACAACAAAGAGAACACAGATGAGTTTGCTTATCCTGGTGCTTATAAAGAAGTAGTAGAAGTGGGTGCAGTGGACGCCAAAATGAAGCTGGCTTCCTTCTCGAACACCAATGATGAAATTGACCTAGTAGCACCGGGTGTTAATGTAATCTCAACGTATCCTGGAAATAAATATGCCAAGCTGTCTGGAACATCTATGGCTACACCACATGTTTCAGGTGCTGCAGCTTTATTGATCGCACGAGAAGAAAAGTTATTTGGGCGTAAGCTGACTGAGGCAGAAGTATATGCTCAATTAGTTAAAAATACATTAAGCATCGGATTAACGAAAAAAGCAGAAGGAAACGGTCTGCTCGTATTAAATGCGCAAGAGAAAGCGGTGTGTGACCAAGAGAATTTCAGAGTGATGAGAACTCCGGTCGAAACGGCTGCATCAATAGAGTCAGATTCATAA
- a CDS encoding S8 family peptidase → MIKKIATMAAVVPLVISLASPAAAAVQTEKKVTNTPQEIIVKFKDSVSESAAKSFAVKAKDEVVKNNSKFAVIKVKDGDVNAAIKEYKESGKVEYAEPNYTYHATWTPNDTYFSNGVQWAPQKVSAQSAWDITRGSSSVKVAIVDTGVDYNHPDLAGKVVKGYDYVSDDTDPMDLNNHGTHCAGIAAAATNNARGIAGMAPNVSILAVRVLDANGSGTLDDVANGIYYAVDNGAKVVSLSLGGTSGATSLQNAVNYAASKGVVVVAAAGNESTSAPSYPGYYSNAIAVAATGTNDTLASFSNYGSWVDVAAPGVDIASTIRNGGYAYMSGTSMATPLVAGIAGLLASQGRSAANIRAAIENTADPVSGTGTYFSKGRVNAADAVRY, encoded by the coding sequence ATGATTAAGAAAATCGCCACTATGGCAGCAGTAGTACCGTTAGTTATTTCTCTTGCGTCACCAGCAGCAGCGGCAGTGCAAACTGAAAAGAAGGTGACAAATACTCCTCAAGAAATTATTGTAAAATTTAAAGACAGCGTGTCAGAATCAGCAGCAAAATCGTTTGCTGTAAAAGCAAAAGATGAAGTGGTAAAGAATAATTCAAAGTTCGCCGTAATCAAAGTTAAAGATGGAGATGTTAACGCAGCGATTAAAGAATACAAGGAAAGCGGTAAGGTAGAGTACGCAGAGCCGAACTATACATACCACGCTACCTGGACACCGAATGATACGTACTTCTCAAATGGCGTGCAATGGGCTCCACAAAAAGTAAGCGCACAATCTGCTTGGGATATCACTCGTGGTTCATCCAGCGTAAAAGTGGCGATCGTCGATACAGGAGTTGACTACAATCATCCTGATCTGGCAGGGAAAGTAGTTAAAGGATATGACTACGTTAGTGATGATACTGATCCAATGGATTTAAACAACCATGGTACACATTGTGCAGGTATCGCTGCAGCAGCAACGAACAATGCGAGAGGTATCGCTGGAATGGCTCCAAACGTTTCCATTCTTGCAGTTCGTGTTCTTGATGCAAACGGAAGCGGTACTCTAGATGATGTTGCAAATGGAATCTATTATGCAGTAGATAATGGTGCAAAGGTTGTTTCATTGAGTCTTGGCGGGACAAGTGGTGCAACTTCTCTGCAAAATGCAGTAAACTATGCAGCGAGCAAAGGTGTAGTTGTTGTAGCAGCAGCTGGTAACGAAAGTACTTCAGCTCCAAGTTACCCTGGTTACTATTCAAACGCAATCGCAGTAGCAGCAACAGGAACAAATGATACATTAGCTTCTTTCTCTAACTATGGTTCTTGGGTTGATGTTGCAGCTCCAGGCGTAGATATTGCATCTACAATCCGTAACGGCGGATATGCATACATGTCTGGTACATCAATGGCGACTCCGCTTGTAGCAGGAATTGCAGGACTCTTAGCTTCCCAAGGGCGCAGTGCAGCCAACATCCGTGCAGCGATTGAGAATACAGCAGATCCAGTTTCTGGAACAGGAACATACTTCTCTAAAGGCCGCGTAAACGCAGCGGATGCTGTTCGCTACTAA
- a CDS encoding peroxiredoxin family protein, with product MLNAGDQAPDFTLYNETGDPFSFHKHLEKDDRFHLLVFFRGEWCPVCNDQLKELEQNLDTFKELNVHILAISTDERENLNKMKETHALSFPVFSDPERNAAEPYGVHYHNNDDLYEDHGGHGEPAIFLVDNKKRVLYLDVQTGPFGRPSAEDLRKTIKYIKKTLKE from the coding sequence ATGTTAAACGCAGGCGATCAAGCACCAGATTTTACTTTGTACAATGAGACAGGAGATCCTTTTTCCTTCCATAAGCATCTGGAAAAAGACGACCGCTTCCATCTGCTAGTCTTTTTTCGAGGCGAATGGTGTCCGGTCTGTAATGATCAATTAAAAGAACTGGAACAAAACCTCGACACCTTTAAAGAATTAAACGTTCATATCCTCGCCATTTCCACGGATGAACGAGAGAATTTGAACAAAATGAAAGAAACACACGCTCTTTCATTCCCTGTATTCAGCGACCCTGAGCGTAACGCCGCAGAGCCATATGGTGTGCACTATCATAATAATGATGATCTATATGAAGATCACGGAGGTCATGGGGAACCGGCTATTTTTTTAGTCGATAATAAAAAACGCGTCCTTTATTTAGATGTTCAAACTGGACCGTTCGGGCGTCCTTCTGCTGAAGATTTAAGAAAGACGATTAAATATATTAAAAAGACATTAAAAGAGTGA
- the paaI gene encoding hydroxyphenylacetyl-CoA thioesterase PaaI — translation MKTKRDDNEVHYQYAEEIREKLNQDTFAKWLGIELMAMGPGSAIAEMTITENMLNAHGTAHGAVLFAIADFVFAVACNSYGKTSVGLQVNIGYLAASRQGEKITAKATEIKRNNRTSWYEVTVENETELVAHLSALSYRKNDYFVGGEEG, via the coding sequence GTGAAAACAAAACGAGATGACAATGAGGTACACTACCAATATGCAGAAGAAATTCGTGAAAAGCTGAACCAAGATACATTTGCCAAATGGCTCGGAATCGAGTTGATGGCTATGGGTCCAGGCAGTGCAATTGCCGAGATGACGATTACAGAAAATATGCTGAACGCCCATGGAACGGCACACGGTGCTGTATTGTTTGCAATCGCTGATTTTGTATTTGCTGTAGCATGTAATTCATACGGGAAAACATCGGTTGGTTTACAAGTGAACATAGGGTATTTGGCTGCAAGCCGCCAAGGTGAGAAAATTACCGCAAAAGCAACAGAGATTAAACGGAATAACCGCACTTCTTGGTATGAAGTTACAGTAGAGAATGAAACAGAACTCGTCGCTCACTTAAGTGCTTTATCTTACCGTAAAAATGATTATTTTGTTGGAGGGGAAGAGGGCTAA
- a CDS encoding DUF4395 domain-containing protein, whose translation MTNNISSIPRPLVRTNQWFIFLSVVATWLTGQAWILLLPLTAGLLGMFLNFNPIMRAAKLFLKKKPSEYIPEDKDQQQFNQVIAISLLAMGFISYMMNWSTIAVVATVMVAAASFIAILGFCIGCFIRFRWQQYRYHKTHKTQ comes from the coding sequence ATGACAAACAACATTTCTTCAATCCCCAGACCTTTAGTCCGTACGAATCAATGGTTTATTTTCTTATCTGTCGTTGCCACTTGGCTAACGGGGCAAGCTTGGATTCTCTTACTTCCATTAACAGCTGGATTGCTGGGCATGTTCCTGAATTTTAATCCTATTATGAGAGCGGCTAAACTATTTTTGAAGAAAAAGCCGTCAGAATATATCCCAGAAGACAAAGATCAGCAGCAATTCAACCAAGTCATCGCCATCTCCCTTCTTGCCATGGGCTTCATTAGCTATATGATGAACTGGTCTACTATTGCCGTCGTTGCTACGGTCATGGTTGCAGCAGCCTCATTTATCGCTATTTTAGGCTTTTGCATCGGCTGTTTCATCCGCTTCAGATGGCAGCAATATCGGTATCACAAGACACATAAAACACAGTAA